The genome window TTGCTATAGGCCGCTTCGATTGCCCCTGTGTCGTTCATCTTCATGACGCCGGTGTGGAAGACGACATGCGCCGCGCCGATTTCGGCCGCCGCCTCCACGCTCGCGCGCGCCACGTCGAAGTGACGCTCGGAAAGTTCGCGCTGCATGAAGTTCACCGCGATTGGCCCATGCGCCGTATAGGAGAGCGCGCGCGGTCGCAGCGCTTCCTTGAGGCGGCGCATCTGGCTCTGGATGACGCGTCCGCCCGCAATCAGATCCATCGCGAAAATCGGGATTTCTACGAAATCGACGCCGAGTTCCTGTGCCTGATCGAGATTGCGCCGCAGGATTTCAAATTGATAGTCGTCTCGAACCGCACTCGAGAAACCGGCTCCACGAACAGCCGCCATTTTTCACCTCTTCCTTTTGGCGCGAAAAATTACGCCGCGCCTGCGAAGCGATGATGACACGGCGATGGGGCGGAGGAGTGGCGCAACCTGCGCGTGGTCTGGCGCGATGACGCGCGCAAAAAAAGGCCGGGCGAGCCCGGCCTTGCTAGCGTTTTTCGCTCGACGGCGCTGCTACTTGAGGCTTGCGCAGAAGCGCTGGATGCGGCGGCCAGCTTCCTCAAGCTCCTTCGCGGATGTCGCGTAGGAGATGCGGAAATAAGGCGAAAGCCCGAAAGCCGCGCCGTGGACAACCGCCACGCCCTCGTCTTCGAGAAGCGCCGTTACCACGTCTTCGTCGTTCTCCAGCACCTTGCCGCCGGGCGTCTTCTTGCCGATCAGCCCCGCGCAGGACGGGAAGACATAGAACGCGCCTTCTGGCGTCGGGCAGGTGATGCCTTCGGCGTCGTTCAAGAGCGACACGATGAGGTCGCGCCGCTGCTTGAAGTTCTCCGCGCGCACGGGCAGGAAATCCTGCGTGCCGTTCAGCGCCTCGACGCTGGCCCATTGCGAAATGCTCGTCGGGTTCGACGTCGTCTGCGACTGAAGCGTCGTCATCGCCTTGATGAGCGCTTCGGGGCCGCCACAATAGCCGATACGCCAGCCGGTCATCGCATAGGCCTTCGACACGCCGTTCACGGTGAGCGTGCGGTCGTAAAGCTTGGGCTCGACCTCGGCGGGCGTCGTGAACTTGAAGCCGTCATAGACAAGGTGCTCGTACATGTCGTCGGACAGCACCCACACCTGCGGATGACGCAGCAGCACGTCGGTCAGCGCCTTCAACTCGTCGCGCGTATAGGCCGCGCCCGTCGGGTTCGACGGATGGTTGAAGATGACCCACTTCGTCCTCGGCGTGATGGCCGCTTCGAGCGTCTCGGGCGACAGTTTGAACTTCGTGCCGATGCCCGCTTCCGCAAACACGCAGGTGCCGCCCGCGAGCAGCACGATGTCCGGGTACGACACCCAGTAAGGCGCGGGGATCACCACCTCGTCGCCGGGGTTCAAAGTCGCGACCATGGCGTTGAAGATGACCTTCTTGCCGCCCGGCGCCGCCATGACCTGGCTCGGCTTGTAGTCGAGGTTGTTCTCGCGCTTGAACTTGGCGCATATCGCCTGCTTCAGCTCGGGGATGCCGTCGACGTTCGTATATTTCGTCTTGCCGTCGCGGATGGCCTTGATGGCGGCTTCCTTGATGTTGTCCGGCGTGTCGAAATCGGGCTCGCCCGCGCCGAGGCTGATCACGTCCTTGCCCGCCGCTTTCAGCTCGCGCGCCTTGGATGACACGGCGATGGTGGGCGAGGGCTTAACGCGAGCAAGCGCGTCGGACAGGAAGGCCATTATCTTTCTCCAGAAATACGGGAATGCGCACGGCAAACTATGCCTCTCGGGCAAGACGCGCAAGAGCGGTTTCCTTTGCCAAGCCCGGTTCGTGACTTAGGATGAAAGCATCGCCCCGCCCACCGAAAGGTAGAACACACTTTTCTGATGTAGCCCGTCCTCATTTGCTCTTTACATCGGAAAAGTTCGATGACACCCTTAACCCATGAGCAATGCAACGAAAGGAGGTGATCCGATGTCGAGTGGGATTTCAGCGCTGGAGCCACAGCTTGTGCGTGTCCTGACGTCGTTGGAGCAGCCTCCGGCGAATGCCTGATGCGTCATAGCGTTGCGCCATTGCATGGCGCAACGGGCTGTGTGACAGCCTATCTCACGGCCGCGAGGAAGCGACACCTCGCGGCTTTTTTGCGTCCGCCGTCCGGGCGGCCCACCAAACGCCCTCAGCCTTTGTCTCCCGCCGTCAGCAGGAATACCGCCTGCTGCGCGACGATGTTGTGCATGAAAGCTGGAACACGACTGCCGAGCGGTCGCCCGTTCGGCGACAGCGCGAAGGAGCGCTCGACCCGGGCGCCCGCCACATCGCACAACTCGCGAAAATCCGCGATGGTGCAGAAATGGATGTTCGGCGTCTCGTACCACGCTTCCGGCAGGTTCCAGGTTACGGGCATGCGTCCGTTGAACAGGATCTGCGTGCGGAT of Rhodomicrobium vannielii ATCC 17100 contains these proteins:
- a CDS encoding pyridoxal phosphate-dependent aminotransferase, whose amino-acid sequence is MAFLSDALARVKPSPTIAVSSKARELKAAGKDVISLGAGEPDFDTPDNIKEAAIKAIRDGKTKYTNVDGIPELKQAICAKFKRENNLDYKPSQVMAAPGGKKVIFNAMVATLNPGDEVVIPAPYWVSYPDIVLLAGGTCVFAEAGIGTKFKLSPETLEAAITPRTKWVIFNHPSNPTGAAYTRDELKALTDVLLRHPQVWVLSDDMYEHLVYDGFKFTTPAEVEPKLYDRTLTVNGVSKAYAMTGWRIGYCGGPEALIKAMTTLQSQTTSNPTSISQWASVEALNGTQDFLPVRAENFKQRRDLIVSLLNDAEGITCPTPEGAFYVFPSCAGLIGKKTPGGKVLENDEDVVTALLEDEGVAVVHGAAFGLSPYFRISYATSAKELEEAGRRIQRFCASLK